One Amblyomma americanum isolate KBUSLIRL-KWMA chromosome 8, ASM5285725v1, whole genome shotgun sequence DNA window includes the following coding sequences:
- the LOC144100980 gene encoding cytochrome P450 3A21-like: protein MLEVFLLSFLIAFTTWFVIQRKRRLSFFKDIGIPGPPPSFISGNLSELIRKGSARAIQEWLDNYGDYVGFYNGAFPVLIAKDPELIKKIQIKDFGNFHSRGVTSGFARVHPVNKQNLVNTPGDHWKEMRSLLTPAFSTSNMKKMAGLMDDCTNEFLGVLKNFHSQNKVFEARELFQRLTADVIVRSAFGMKSDLQQKTGKNSTAESLLQDSLESFKQFRTAWRSYLTTSFPEFTPLWKLILTFGSRYDKTPTDNIIDDITPVIEFRRGNREAARTDILQLMLNAEVEEGAPVNVHSLAINDDAESTSEESEPSKVRMGKKKRFLSNAEIVANGLVFFIAGFETTGTAMSFMAYLLAKHQDIQDRLREEVLAVLERDGAFTYDNVFGIKYLDQVISESLRYYSPVVGFTTRACASDYEHNGITIPAGLSILIPSYHMSHDPTFWEKPDQFDPERFGTENKGQIDPMVYQPFGQGPRNCIGMRFAQLEMKLTMAKALAKYRFVLDARHVKEKDLQIGSSFIFAYPENGIWLRVEDIQ from the exons ATGCTTGAAGTCTTCCTTCTGAGCTTTCTTATCGCTTTCACAACATGGTTCGTCAT ACAACGCAAAAGAAGGCTATCCTTCTTCAAGGACATCGGAATTCCCGGACCTCCACCAAGTTTCATTTCGGGCAACCTCTCAGAACTTATCCGCAAG GGCTCAGCAAGGGCGATCCAAGAATGGTTGGACAATTACGGAGACTACGTAGG CTTTTACAACGGCGCCTTTCCCGTTCTTATCGCAAAGGACCCAGAGCTGATTAAGAAGATCCAGATAAAGGACTTCGGAAACtttcacagccgaggc GTGACATCAGGCTTCGCCCGCGTCCATCCGGTCAACAAACAGAATCTGGTAAACACGCCGGGCGACCACTGGAAAGAGATGCGTAGCCTCCTCACACCTGCCTTCTCGACGAGCAACATGAAGAAG ATGGCGGGCCTTATGGACGACTGCACCAACGAGTTTCTCGGCGTCCTCAAGAATTTCCACTCACAGAACAAAGTGTTCGAAGCTCGCGAGCTGTTCCAGAGGCTAACTGCTGACGTCATCGTTCGGTCGGCGTTCGGCATGAAGTCCGACCTGCAGCAGAAGACGGGCAAAAACAGCACGGCTGAATCGCTCCTTCAGGACAGCTTGGAAAGCTTCAAGCAGTTTAGGACTGCGTGGAGAAGCTATCTCACAA CTTCCTTCCCAGAATTCACTCCACTGTGGAAGCTGATTCTGACATTTGGTTCAAGATATGACAAGACGCCAACAGACAACATTATCGACGACATCACTCCGGTTATAGAGTTCCGACGCGGAAACCGTGAG GCTGCAAGAACGGACATTTTGCAGCTCATGCTCAACGCCGAGGTGGAAGAAGGGGCCCCAGTTAACGTGCACTCTCTAGCAATAAACGACGACGCTGAGTCGACTTCCGAAG AAAGCGAGCCTTCCAAGGTCCGCATGGGCAAAAAGAAGCGCTTTCTGAGCAACGCGGAGATTGTCGCCAACGGCCTTGTCTTCTTTATAGCAGG GTTTGAAACCACGGGCACAGCCATGTCCTTCATGGCTTATCTTCTAGCAAAGCATCAGGACATTCAGGATCGACTCCGGGAAGAAGTGCTGGCAGTCCTCGAGAGAGAT GGAGCCTTTACGTACGACAACGTCTTTGGGATAAAATACTTGGACCAAGTCATCTCGGAATCTCTTCGCTATTACTCTCCTGTTGTTGG GTTCACCACTAGAGCATGCGCCAGCGACTATGAACACAACGGTATAACCATACCAGCTGGTCTCAGCATACTGATTCCCAGCTACCACATGAGCCACGACCCGACCTTTTGGGAGAAGCCTGACCAATTTGATCCGGAGAG GTTCGGCACCGAAAACAAAGGCCAGATAGACCCTATGGTCTACCAGCCTTTCGGCCAGGGTCCGAGAAATTGCATCGGTATGCGATTCGCTCAGCTTGAGATGAAACTCACCATGGCCAAAGCACTGGCCAAATACAGGTTCGTCCTCGATGCTCGTCATGTCAAG GAGAAAGACTTGCAGATTGGATCTTCTTTCATCTTCGCATATCCCGAGAATGGAATCTGGCTGAGAGTCGAAGACATACAATGA
- the LOC144100981 gene encoding chymotrypsin inhibitor-like, with the protein MKVLALVVFAFVLVAAVTAQKRPHHGGGGIFNNQPQKCGLNEEYSSCKSSSCAEATCAKPVVGPICTADCRQGCFCKKGFFRSVRRICVPRNQCP; encoded by the exons ATGAAGGTCCTGGCTTTGGTCGTGTTTGCTTTTGTGCTGGTTGCTGCTGTCACGGCTCAGAAGAGACCACACCATGGAG GTGGTGGCATCTTCAACAACCAGCCACAGAAGTGCGGCCTGAACGAGGAATACAGCTCGTGCAAAAGTAGCTCCTGCGCAGAAGCCACCTGCGCCAAGCCCGTGGTTGGACCCATCTGCACTGCCGACTGTCGACAGGGCTGTTTCTGCAAAAAGGGCTTCTTCAGAAGCGTGCGACGCATCTGTGTGCCCAGGAACCAGTGCCCGTAA